In the Streptomyces sp. SJL17-4 genome, CCAGCGTTCCATCGTGAAGGTCGTCGGCACCGCGCAGAGCTGCGGCAAGGTCCTCGAAGGCACCGGGTTCGTCTTCGCCGACCGCCGGATCATGACCAATGCCCATGTCGTCGGCGGCGTCGACGAGCCGACCGTCCAGATAGGCGGCGAGGGCAGGCTCTACGACGCCAAGGTCGTCCTCTACGACTGGCAGCGCGACATCGCCGTCCTGGACGTGCCGGACCTCAAGGCCACGCCGCTGACCTTCACCGACGAGGACGCCCGCAGCGGCGACAGCGCGATCGTCGCCGGATTCCCGGAGAACGGTGCGTACGACGTGCGCTCGGCGCGCGTGCGCGGCCGTATCAACGCGGACGGACCCGACATCTACCGCCGGGGCGAGGTGCGCAGGGACGTGTACTCGCTGTACGCGACGGTCCGCCAGGGCAACTCCGGCGGCCCGCTCCTCACCGTCGACGGCGAGGTGTCCGGCGTGATCTTCGCCCGCTCCCTCGACGACGCGAACACCGGCTACGCCCTGACCGTCGACGAGATCCGCGAGGACATCGAGCTCGGCAGGACCGCGAACCAGCAGGTCGACACTCAGGCCTGCGCGCTGTAGGCCTGCCGGCACTCCTGCGCGCTGTAGCCCTGCCGGCACTCCTGCGCGTTGTAGGCCTACCGGCACTCGTGCGGGTTGTAGGCCCACCGGCACTCCTGCGGGCCGGGCCCCTGGCCTTGTGACCACGGGCGCCGGACGCCGCGGTGCCGTCGGGAGTGCCGTTACGCGGTGTCGTTACGCGGTGTCGTTACGGGGTGTCGCGGGGGTGCCTGAGCCGGGCCGAGACCCAGCGGGCCCGGCGGCGGAGGATGCGCGAGATCCCCACCCCCTGCGCGGCGTGCGTACCGCCCGGGTCCGGCGGCCCGGCCCCCTCGCGGGAGCCCTGCCCGGCGGCCGAGCGGCGGTTGCGTGCTGTCGTGTCACCGTAGTCGTGCGTCCAGCCCATACCTCGACGTCTGCCCGTGCCCCAAGGTCGGTAACCGCCCGGGGGCCCGCCAATTGGAGTATGCGCGAGGCACATGGCCGTTCGAAGGAAGTCTGTACGCACCGGAGCGGTCAGAGGGACCGTCAGCGGTCGGGCTCGGGGTCCTTCAGCCAGTTGACGAGTTCCGTCGAGAACGCCACCGGGTCCTCCTCGTGCGGGAAGTGACCGAGCCCGTCGAAGAGCCGCCAGCGGTACGGCGCCTCCACGTACTCGCCCGACCCCGCGGCACTGCGGGTCCGCATCACCGGGTCCAGGGAGCCGTGCAGATGCAGCGTCGGCACCCGCACCGGCCGCTTCATGCGCCGGTTGAACTGGATGCCGTCCGGGCGGGCGAGCGACCGCACCATCCAGCGGTACGGCTCGATCGAACAGTGCGCCGTCGACGGGACCAGCATCGCCCGCCGGTACACCTCGATCGCCTGCTCCTCGGAGGCGCGGACGGGCTGCGGCCCCGACCAGTCCCGGATCAGCTCGCCCACCAGCGCCGCGTCGTCCGCGACGAGCTGACGCTCCGGCAGCCACGGTCGCTGGAAGCCCCAGATGTGCGAACCGGCCCGCGACTGGGCGAAGTCGGAGAGCATCGCCGAACGCCAGCGGCGCGGGTGCGGCATCGAGGAGACCACGAGCCGGCGCACCAGCTTCGGCCGCATGAC is a window encoding:
- a CDS encoding MarP family serine protease, producing the protein MNVLDILLLLAAVWFAIIGYRQGFVVGILSVIGFLGGGLVAVLLLPILWDQLTDNSEVSTTATVVFVMVVIVCASVGQAFTTHLGNKLRRHITWSPARALDATGGALVNVVAMLLVAWLIGSGLARTTMPTLGKEVRNSKVLLGVEQVMPDQASRWFDDFSSTLARSGFPPVFSPFANEPITPVMPPDPALAQSPVAARAQRSIVKVVGTAQSCGKVLEGTGFVFADRRIMTNAHVVGGVDEPTVQIGGEGRLYDAKVVLYDWQRDIAVLDVPDLKATPLTFTDEDARSGDSAIVAGFPENGAYDVRSARVRGRINADGPDIYRRGEVRRDVYSLYATVRQGNSGGPLLTVDGEVSGVIFARSLDDANTGYALTVDEIREDIELGRTANQQVDTQACAL
- a CDS encoding alpha/beta hydrolase, encoding MTLPESSNGGPVRLDGPWTHRDVAANGARFHIAEMGDGPLVLLLHGFPQFWWTWRHQLPLLAEAGFRAVAMDLRGVGGSDRTPRGYDPANLALDVTGVIRSLGEPDAALVGHDLGGYLAWTAAVMRPKLVRRLVVSSMPHPRRWRSAMLSDFAQSRAGSHIWGFQRPWLPERQLVADDAALVGELIRDWSGPQPVRASEEQAIEVYRRAMLVPSTAHCSIEPYRWMVRSLARPDGIQFNRRMKRPVRVPTLHLHGSLDPVMRTRSAAGSGEYVEAPYRWRLFDGLGHFPHEEDPVAFSTELVNWLKDPEPDR